A genomic segment from Pseudomonas sp. S09G 359 encodes:
- a CDS encoding cytochrome c, protein MKSILAVLALLISLPATAAQLTIELDHTRKTWQTAELLQHPDAQTVQIVDDVSYKRNMTYRAVPLAVLLPGLQPESHLQAVALDGFAAELAAAPLLETRGARAWLAVEDPAHPWPALADGKPSAGPFYLVWTDPQAGHISPEQWPFQVSAIKQLKTVAERFPALLPDSKLAANSPVNQGFALFQKNCLACHRLNGAGDAQVGPDLNIPYNPTEYFGGDFLKRYIRDPQSLRHWPQAKMPAFAASVLPDKELDLLVGYLKHMAGRKQQP, encoded by the coding sequence TTGAAATCGATCCTCGCCGTTCTCGCCCTGCTCATCAGCCTGCCGGCCACGGCGGCGCAACTGACCATTGAACTCGACCATACCCGCAAGACCTGGCAGACCGCCGAGCTGCTCCAGCACCCGGACGCGCAGACGGTGCAGATCGTCGATGACGTTTCCTACAAGCGCAACATGACCTATCGCGCAGTGCCGTTGGCGGTGCTGCTACCGGGCCTGCAGCCTGAGAGCCATCTGCAAGCCGTCGCCCTGGATGGCTTCGCCGCCGAACTCGCGGCCGCGCCCCTGCTGGAAACACGTGGCGCCCGTGCCTGGCTGGCGGTGGAAGACCCGGCCCACCCGTGGCCCGCGCTGGCAGACGGCAAACCCAGTGCCGGGCCGTTTTACCTGGTGTGGACCGACCCGCAAGCCGGGCATATCAGCCCGGAACAGTGGCCCTTCCAAGTCTCTGCGATCAAGCAGTTGAAGACCGTGGCCGAGCGCTTCCCGGCACTGTTGCCTGACTCGAAATTGGCGGCGAATAGCCCGGTCAACCAGGGTTTTGCGTTGTTCCAGAAAAACTGCCTGGCGTGCCACCGGCTCAACGGCGCCGGTGATGCGCAGGTGGGGCCTGACCTGAATATTCCCTACAACCCCACCGAGTATTTCGGCGGCGATTTCCTCAAGCGCTACATCCGTGACCCGCAAAGCTTGAGGCATTGGCCGCAGGCGAAGATGCCGGCGTTCGCGGCCAGCGTGCTACCGGACAAAGAGCTGGATTTATTGGTGGGGTATTTGAAGCATATGGCGGGGCGTAAACAACAGCCCTGA
- a CDS encoding transglutaminase family protein, producing the protein MRLSISHETTYHYEDQVRASIQYLRLTPHDSERQHVLSWQLDLPRPVRAQVDPFGNILHVLTLDEPHDAIIIGARGQVDIDELREAEHESQSAFPFLRCTRLTEPDEALRGFAQQHCHQRRDRSALIDLMHALHQAMAYTPGATEVDTCAAAAFAGQAGVCQDHTHAFLACARSLGIPARYVSGYLYTEDSTHLASHAWAEAWLDDAWYSFDVTNQLARPERHLKLAVGLDYLDACPVRGMRRGGGHEQMHAKVFVAPTPVISVQQQ; encoded by the coding sequence ATGAGACTCTCCATCAGCCACGAAACCACCTACCACTACGAGGACCAGGTGCGCGCCAGCATCCAATACCTGCGCCTCACGCCCCACGACAGCGAGCGCCAGCATGTGCTCAGCTGGCAGCTGGACCTGCCACGCCCGGTGCGCGCCCAGGTCGACCCGTTCGGTAACATCCTGCATGTGCTGACCCTGGACGAACCCCACGACGCCATCATCATCGGCGCACGTGGCCAGGTGGACATCGACGAATTACGCGAGGCCGAGCATGAGAGCCAATCGGCCTTTCCGTTCCTGCGGTGCACGCGTCTGACCGAACCCGACGAGGCGTTGCGCGGTTTTGCTCAGCAGCACTGCCACCAGCGGCGTGATCGCAGCGCATTGATCGACTTGATGCACGCCCTCCACCAGGCAATGGCCTACACGCCAGGCGCCACCGAGGTCGACACCTGCGCCGCTGCAGCCTTCGCCGGGCAGGCAGGCGTGTGCCAGGACCACACCCACGCGTTTCTGGCCTGCGCGCGCAGCCTGGGGATTCCGGCGCGGTATGTGTCGGGGTATTTGTACACCGAGGACAGCACGCACCTGGCCAGCCATGCCTGGGCCGAAGCCTGGCTGGATGACGCCTGGTACAGCTTTGACGTAACCAACCAACTGGCCCGCCCGGAGCGGCATTTGAAACTGGCCGTGGGCCTGGACTACCTCGACGCCTGCCCCGTGCGCGGCATGCGCCGTGGCGGCGGGCATGAGCAGATGCATGCCAAGGTATTCGTGGCGCCGACGCCGGTGATCTCCGTGCAGCAACAATAG
- a CDS encoding alpha-E domain-containing protein, with the protein MLSRTASDLYWMSRYLERAENLARMLDVSYSLSLMPQDGRGDGLHELAMPLLITGTLEDYLERHGELHAERLLHFFALDAANPASIYSCLGAARASAHAVRGRITADMWENINATWLDIRDIAQQGLSRYGMSRFCEWVKERSHLFRGATYGTIMRNDAFRFIRLGTFIERADNTLRLLDARYEMAGDQASAVTDGTAHAYYQWSALLRALSSFEAYTEIYRDAPGARQVAELLLLRADVPRSLRACSEEIDQILASLPGLNGRPAQRLAAEMDARLRFTAIDEILEEGLHAWLTDFIPLVRQLGDAIYSSYLEAA; encoded by the coding sequence ATGTTGAGTAGAACTGCCTCGGATCTGTACTGGATGTCGCGCTACCTGGAGCGTGCGGAAAACCTCGCACGCATGCTCGATGTCAGTTATTCGCTGTCGCTGATGCCCCAGGATGGGCGCGGTGACGGCCTACATGAATTGGCCATGCCGCTGTTGATCACCGGCACTCTGGAGGACTATCTCGAGCGCCACGGTGAACTGCACGCCGAACGCCTGCTGCACTTCTTCGCGCTGGACGCGGCCAACCCGGCGAGCATCTACAGTTGCCTCGGTGCTGCGCGGGCCAGTGCCCATGCCGTGCGTGGGCGAATTACCGCAGACATGTGGGAAAACATCAACGCCACCTGGCTGGATATCCGCGATATCGCCCAACAGGGCTTGAGCCGCTACGGCATGAGCCGGTTCTGTGAATGGGTCAAGGAGCGTTCCCACCTGTTCCGGGGGGCCACCTACGGCACCATCATGCGTAACGACGCGTTCCGGTTTATTCGCCTGGGCACCTTTATCGAACGCGCCGACAACACCCTGCGCCTGCTGGATGCGCGCTATGAAATGGCCGGCGACCAAGCCAGCGCTGTCACCGATGGCACCGCCCACGCCTACTATCAATGGAGTGCCTTGCTGCGCGCATTGTCGTCGTTTGAGGCCTATACCGAGATTTACCGCGACGCGCCTGGTGCCCGCCAAGTCGCAGAGCTGTTGCTGTTGCGCGCCGACGTACCGCGCTCGCTGCGCGCGTGCAGTGAAGAGATCGACCAGATCCTCGCCAGCCTGCCTGGCCTCAATGGTCGTCCGGCGCAGCGCCTGGCCGCCGAGATGGACGCGCGCCTGCGCTTTACCGCCATCGATGAAATCCTCGAGGAAGGCCTGCACGCTTGGCTGACCGACTTTATCCCTCTGGTGCGCCAACTGGGCGACGCCATCTACAGTTCCTACCTGGAGGCCGCATGA